Within the Bacillus sp. FSL K6-3431 genome, the region GTCCATTCCATCACCTTAGTTTCTTGTGATCCTCTTGGACTTTGTTCTATTTTTAGTGGCTCGTAAGAAGATTGATAAAATTTAGCAAGCTTGTCAGTGGCATGGCAAAACAATGTGTCACCACCAAATTGTGTATCACCTGTTCCAAAAATAAAGACATTAGGTGGTTTATAGCCGATTTCATACACAAAATCTTTGACATCATCTGGTGTCGCGCCTTTTCCCCATGTAAATGTACCAATCATTAGTACATCAAAAAGGGAAGGATCAGGTATGGTTCCTGACCCTATTCTATATACATTCACTGAATATGCTTCTTCTAATAATCTCTTCTCTATTAGTTCTGCCACTTCTTTAGTATTTCCACTATAGCTGGCATAACATATTAAGATTCGCACCATACACAGTCCTCAATATCCGATGCTGTTGATCGAACATAATATGTTGTTTTTAAGCCCGAATCCCATGCTTGTAAGTGTAAGTCTAGCATTACTTGTGCTTTAATATTATTCGGAACGTAGAAGTTAAACGAGATAGATTGGTCGATATGGCGTTGTCTAGCTGCATTTTGTTGTACGGACCAACGTTGATCAACAATATAAGCTGAACGACGGTATACTTCGTACGTATTATGATCTAGGTCTGGTGCAACAACTGGTAATTTATAATCTTTCTTTTCTTCGTGATAGAAAGGTTTGAAAATCGGATCAATACTAGCAGTTGAGTTTGCGATTACTGATGTACTTGAGTTAGGTGCAACAGCCATTAAATAACCATTTCTCATACCATGCTCTGCCACATCATTCATTATTTCTGTCCATGCATCTGCATGTAGACCTTTTAAATAGCCGCGTTGTTTGAAATAATCTCCAGTTTGCCAATCGCTGCCTTTAAATTTAGAGTAAGCCCCTTTTTCTTTTGCTAACTCAACACTTGCTTTAATTGTTAACTGTGAAATGAATTCGTACAGTTCATCAGCGAATGCAACAGCTTGTTTTGACTCCCAATTAATTCCTTTAAGTGCTAGAAGGTGATGCCAACCGAAAGTACCTAATCCTACGGCTCTATACTTTTTATTCGTTATTGTCGCCTGTTTCACATCGATCGTATTAAGGTCGATTACATTATCTAACATTCTTACCTGGATCGGGATTAATCGTTTTAATACGTCTTGGTCGTCATTATTGGCATGAACAGCTTTTCCAAGGTTAACAGAAGAGAGGTTACAAACAACAAAATCGCCAGCTTTTTTATATGTGATAATCGTGTCACCGTCAACTGTTTCATCATACTGAACAGTAGGGGACATATTCTGCATTATTTCTGTACACAAATTACTAGAATAAACCATGCCTTCATGTTTATTTGGATTCTTTCGATTTACTTCATCACGATAGAACATGAAAGGAGTACCAGTTTCTAATTGTGATTTCATAATTCTTGCCATGATTTGAATAGCAGGAACCTTTGTTTTATTTAATGCATTACTTTGAATACATTCATCGTATTTTTCTCTAAAAGAACCTGAACCTTTTTTCTCGTCGTACAAATCTTCAAGCGAATACCCCATTACATTTTTCACTTCATATGGGTCAAACAAGTACCAATCTCCACGTCTTTCTACTTGTTCCATAAATAGATCAGGTAAGCAAACTCCAGTGAAAATATCATGCGCTCTTTGTCGTTCGTCCCCATTGTTAAGCTTTAAGTCTAGGAAGGAGAGGATGTCTGCATGCCATACGTCTAGATAGACAGCAATAGCTCCTTTCCTACGACCTAACTGATCCACGCTGACTGCTGTATTGTTTAGTTGTTTTATCCATGGTAATACCCCAGATGATGCTCCCTTAAAACCTTTAATGGAACTACCGCGACTTCTCACTTTCCCCATATACACTCCGATACCGCCGCCATCTTTAGAAAGTCTAGCAACGTCCGTGTTACTGTTGTAGATTCCCATGAGTGAATCCTCGACTGTATCGATAAAGCAACTTGATAACTGGCCGTGCGCAAGTCCTGCATTTGCAAGTGTAGGTGTTGCGACTGTCATATAAAGATTGGATAGTGCCCAATAGCTTTCTGCTACGAGCTTTGATCTTTTCTCGATCGGTTCGTCTTGCATAAGATGTAAAGCAATAACTAACCAGCGTTCTTGAGGTAACTCATATGTGTTTTTTTGATGGTCTGTCGCTAAATATCTGGTCGCTAATGTATGTAGACCGATATAGTCAAACAATAAATCTCGATCAGGATCTATTAAACTAGCTAACTCAATAATTTCTTGTCTACTATACTTTTCTAAAATGTTTGGAGCATAAATGCCTTTTCCAGCTAATGTTTTTAATAATCCGTAAAAATCGCCATATTTTAATTCCTTGTCAAATGCACGATTTTGGCTTGCTTTTTTGTATAATTCTTTCAAGTAAATCTTTGCTGCATCATATGTCCACTGCGTATTTGCTTCATCAACATTTTCCAAAGCCGTGTTAACGAGAAGGTCGGTAATGTGATCAGCATTTATCTCCTCTTTAGCTTCCACGCTGCGAATAATTTTTTCTTTATATTCTGCTGAGTTAATCAAGGTATTCTTGTCAATAAATGCAAGTAAACGTTCCTTGTCAAATGCCAACTTACGGTTACCATGATCTTTCGTAATCATTGTAGTCATTTTGTTCACCTTTTCTTTCATGATAAAATAAAAAAATCCGCTTGAGAATGGGGCGGATGAAACGATAGATAAAATAAAATTTTCTCTATCGTTTCATCTTCCCAATCCCCAAAGAATTAAAACTTGTTCTTTCACATTGATGTCATCGGTCTGAAAGCCTTCCAAGATCTGATATGTTAACTTAATGGATCAGTTGTTTCCCGTATTTATGCCTTTACACATCAGGGAGACAAGAAGCACCTGATCTTGCTGGTATTCAATATATGGTATACATTTTTATATATACATACTAAATATGGTGTTTAATAGATGATAGCATGCAAAAAAAAGAATGGCAACTGAAATCTATTTTAACATAAAAGATGAGTAATAAGTTCCAGATAACCGAAGTATAGAGCTCTCGATTTAAGGAAAAACTTGTTTGGATAAGAAGTATAAGAACCTTAAAAAAGTAGATAGCGGGAAAAGTTGATATGGAAAAGAAATGACGATTATTGCAAAAGAAAAAAGCACACATAGAACATCTTAGCTGTTTCCGAAGATTAATGGAATAGTTTCTTATTAAATGTCATAATATTGTTCGCTTCAGAATCACAATAAATCCCGTTTTTCATTGATATTTTAGCAAGAGACATTATTTCGTTCTTTTTATTTCTTTGCCGCGTCCAATTTTCTTTGCTAATAGCTATAAACATGAATTCGTGAAAGAACGTTGCTATAGACCCACTAGCGATTTAGTTGATACCATATATATGGACTATTCTGGAGGGATTAATTTTATGGATCAACAAAAATACGCAAATTTAAAATTGGCTGAACGCGGAGCGATAATTAGTATTATCGCTTATCTCTTTTTGGCCAGTTTAAAATTAATTATTGGCCTTATGAGTAATTCAGCTGCCTTAAAAGCAGATGGATTAAATAACACAACAGATATTATTGCTTCCATTGCATTATTAATTGGTTTGAAGTTATCTCAAAGACCGGCAGATGAGGATCATCTTTATGGACATTGGAAAAGTGAGACCATTGCCTCAATGGTTGCTTCATTTATTATGATGACTGTAGGATTACAAGTAGTGTATGGTGCGGCGAAATCTTTATTTGATACTACGAAAGAATCTCCTGATATGATTGCTGGATGGGTTGGTGTTTTTTCTGCTGTCGTAATGTATTTTGTATATAGATACAATCGTGGGTTGGCAAAGAGGGTCGACAGTCAGGCAGTGATGGCTGCAGCAAAGGATAATATTTCCGATGCATGGGTAAGTATTGGAACAGCAATAGGAATTTTTGGTTCACAATTAAATATGCCATGGCTTGATCCATTAACAGCAGCAATTGTTGGATTTTTAATTTGTAAAACGGCATGGGAGATTTTTCGTGATACATCGCACTTATTGACGGATGGTTTTGATGAGGAAGTGATTGAAACATATAAAGAAACGATACAAGAAATAAATGGCGTAATCGGTGTGAAAGAAATCAAGGCAAGGAACTACGGTAATAATGCTGTGGTCGACATCGTCATTCTTGTTGAATCATCTTTGGATATAAACTCTGCGCATGATATCTCTACAAAAGTTGAGAAGACATTAATGAGGGAACATGATGTATATGCTGTACATGTACATGTGGAGCCAAAAGTAAACAAAGATTGATTCGTTTAACTTAATTTGCAAAACTATACAAAATGAATTAGTTAATGGATCAATCTGCACCAATGAAAAGATACTACATTCTTAGAGGGCACTGAAAAAGTCCCTTTGTAAACCAAAAAGAGTACAATCCTTAAAATATATGGGGATTGTACTTTTTTTGCTGTATAATTATAGTAATAATTTCAAGTGGGTGGATACTATGATTCAACAACACCAGTCTATTTGCTACTGAAAGTTATCCTAGATCGAGCTGAGTTCTTTTTTATTACTCTTGTAAAAGAATTAGGTTTAAATAAATATAAATATGAGATTGATCAAATAATGAAATTTAAATTAGGGTCATGATTTTTCACAATCCTTTTTGTATGATATATACATTTCTAGTTAACATAAAGTTTCTTATGGAAAGTTAAGATAACCACATTTCTTCAAAATACTCTTATTCTAGTTTATTATCATAAAAGAAAGTTATTATGGAGTTAAATCTGTGACTTTACCAATAAATCCGTGGAGGTATTTAGTATTTATGGATCATACCCTTGTTTTTTGCGAAATTAATATGAATCATATTCCTATAGTAAATAACTGGTACCACAATGATAGTGATAGCTTTTATGTAGAGGAACTAACAGAACGATTTATAAAGTATGTGACCACAAACCCTAATCATTACTGTTGGATAGTTTATCAAAGTAATGTTCCCGTAGGTAGAGTGTCATATGAAATAGATAATCAAAAAGCTTACATAGATATCCTTATAAGACCTGACTACCGACGCAAAGGTTTCGGGAAAATGATAATTGAACAAGTTATAAATAGAACCGAAATTTCATCAATAAAGCAAATCGTTGCAGGGATTAAACATACCAATGAGGCCAGTATAAATTTATTTAAGTCAGTTGGTTTTGATGCTATGGAAAATGAAGTTGATAACGATGGATTTATTGATTATTCATTTTATTTATAAAGGTATTATCCATCACAAAATTTTGATATGTTTCATGCGAAGTAAAAATTGGTTTCAAAATCAACGCCTTGGCTTTTTATGTATTTAATTGCAATGTTTCGACACTTTATTTCCAGCTTGGAATATTGTTTAAAAAGTTCCTCCATGATCAGTCGCCATGAGCAAAAGAATATCGCAGTTGATTGGAGTGAAAGGCGACGACTCCTGGGGGATCAGCGTGACAGGTGAGAGACCCCGCAAGGCGCGAAGCGACTGAGGAGGCTCACCGCACGCCCCACGGAACGCGTCCGCCTGGAACGGAAATCAACGGTAGCAGGCGAACACATTGTATGTAGATTATTATCTCATTACATACAGAATAGGCAATTCTACTATTAAAAGTAGAAGGAGACATGAAAAAGTGGCACAAGAAAACCTTGTACCATCTGCCTCGGTGAATGCCGAGAGTCTATTGACTATATGGGAGGATTATCTTGGGATTACAGACAACGAATATACCTATAACTGAAGTACGTCTATATGAAAATCAACATTTGAGAGGAAATCATATTTCCGATCATTATCATGATCATTTCCAGGTTTTGTATGCACTTAATGGGCAAGGGAAAGTGACACTAGATGAAAAGCAATATGAATTCTCGAGGGATCAGGTTGTCCTAATTGTTCCAAACTCGATTCATTCTATTACTGCATATTCAAAACTATCTGTTCTTGTCTTGGCTTTTTCCCCATCTGCTTTAAGTCATTATATAGAAGATGGATTATTAAATAGTTTGCAAGCACATTCGCAATACTATCAATTAGATGTCGTTCGGGCTAGTGAAATCAGGCAAATATTACGAAAAATACTTTTTGAACAAACGGACTATGATAGCCTATGCAAATATGCTTCACCAATTTATTTGTATGAATTACTGTTGATTTTAATCCGCTTCAATATGGAAAAGAAATTCGATAATGCTAATGATATGAGATCATTAAAGTTGCAACAATATATTGATACCAGATATTTCGAAAATATAACTGCTGAGGATTTATCACTGAAATTCGGCATCTCATCTCGTTACATCAATGATATATTTAAGGAAAAATTCCATGAAACGCCACTACAATATTTGCAAAAAGTACGAATCAATCGGGCAAAGGAATTGTTAACAGAATCGGATAAAGATATTGTTTCCATTTGCTTTGAAGTAGGATATGAAACACTTTCGACATTTTACCGTACATTTAGAAATATTGTCGGAATGTCTCCAAATAAGTTCCGTATTCTTCAAAAAGAGCAAATGGAGTAGTTTGTTTAACATCTAAATGTTTTTACTATAACTTTCCAAAATTAAGAATCTACCTCCTAATGTAATAAGACAATTATTTGTTTACACTACATAATAAACACACGTAATGAAAGCGCTTTAGTTAGAGGAGGAGAATGAAGTGCGAAAAAATTGGATGGTAATACCTATTTGTATTTTGCTTCTATCATTGTTCATTGTTGG harbors:
- a CDS encoding ribonucleoside-diphosphate reductase subunit alpha, with the protein product MTTMITKDHGNRKLAFDKERLLAFIDKNTLINSAEYKEKIIRSVEAKEEINADHITDLLVNTALENVDEANTQWTYDAAKIYLKELYKKASQNRAFDKELKYGDFYGLLKTLAGKGIYAPNILEKYSRQEIIELASLIDPDRDLLFDYIGLHTLATRYLATDHQKNTYELPQERWLVIALHLMQDEPIEKRSKLVAESYWALSNLYMTVATPTLANAGLAHGQLSSCFIDTVEDSLMGIYNSNTDVARLSKDGGGIGVYMGKVRSRGSSIKGFKGASSGVLPWIKQLNNTAVSVDQLGRRKGAIAVYLDVWHADILSFLDLKLNNGDERQRAHDIFTGVCLPDLFMEQVERRGDWYLFDPYEVKNVMGYSLEDLYDEKKGSGSFREKYDECIQSNALNKTKVPAIQIMARIMKSQLETGTPFMFYRDEVNRKNPNKHEGMVYSSNLCTEIMQNMSPTVQYDETVDGDTIITYKKAGDFVVCNLSSVNLGKAVHANNDDQDVLKRLIPIQVRMLDNVIDLNTIDVKQATITNKKYRAVGLGTFGWHHLLALKGINWESKQAVAFADELYEFISQLTIKASVELAKEKGAYSKFKGSDWQTGDYFKQRGYLKGLHADAWTEIMNDVAEHGMRNGYLMAVAPNSSTSVIANSTASIDPIFKPFYHEEKKDYKLPVVAPDLDHNTYEVYRRSAYIVDQRWSVQQNAARQRHIDQSISFNFYVPNNIKAQVMLDLHLQAWDSGLKTTYYVRSTASDIEDCVWCES
- a CDS encoding AraC family transcriptional regulator yields the protein MGLQTTNIPITEVRLYENQHLRGNHISDHYHDHFQVLYALNGQGKVTLDEKQYEFSRDQVVLIVPNSIHSITAYSKLSVLVLAFSPSALSHYIEDGLLNSLQAHSQYYQLDVVRASEIRQILRKILFEQTDYDSLCKYASPIYLYELLLILIRFNMEKKFDNANDMRSLKLQQYIDTRYFENITAEDLSLKFGISSRYINDIFKEKFHETPLQYLQKVRINRAKELLTESDKDIVSICFEVGYETLSTFYRTFRNIVGMSPNKFRILQKEQME
- a CDS encoding GNAT family N-acetyltransferase; translated protein: MTLPINPWRYLVFMDHTLVFCEINMNHIPIVNNWYHNDSDSFYVEELTERFIKYVTTNPNHYCWIVYQSNVPVGRVSYEIDNQKAYIDILIRPDYRRKGFGKMIIEQVINRTEISSIKQIVAGIKHTNEASINLFKSVGFDAMENEVDNDGFIDYSFYL
- a CDS encoding flavodoxin codes for the protein MVRILICYASYSGNTKEVAELIEKRLLEEAYSVNVYRIGSGTIPDPSLFDVLMIGTFTWGKGATPDDVKDFVYEIGYKPPNVFIFGTGDTQFGGDTLFCHATDKLAKFYQSSYEPLKIEQSPRGSQETKVMEWTEGVLNIVTNSN
- a CDS encoding cation diffusion facilitator family transporter, which codes for MDQQKYANLKLAERGAIISIIAYLFLASLKLIIGLMSNSAALKADGLNNTTDIIASIALLIGLKLSQRPADEDHLYGHWKSETIASMVASFIMMTVGLQVVYGAAKSLFDTTKESPDMIAGWVGVFSAVVMYFVYRYNRGLAKRVDSQAVMAAAKDNISDAWVSIGTAIGIFGSQLNMPWLDPLTAAIVGFLICKTAWEIFRDTSHLLTDGFDEEVIETYKETIQEINGVIGVKEIKARNYGNNAVVDIVILVESSLDINSAHDISTKVEKTLMREHDVYAVHVHVEPKVNKD